The following DNA comes from Bradyrhizobium sp. SK17.
CAGCCTCGGCGGGCGTCCATGCGGCCGAAAGCTTCACCACCGCAGCCTCCGGTATCAGCCACATTGCCCATCGCAATGTGGATTGGCGACTCTTCGGGCGGCTCGTGATTCCCGGCGTGGCTGGTGGCATCTTGGGCGCCTACGTATTGACTAGGATCAGCGCCGAAGCGGCGCGACCGATCGTACTCGCCTACTTGACTGCCATCGGCCTATATCTGCTTTGGCGCGGCATCAAAGTTCCTTCTGTGGAAAAGAGGCCTAAGTTTGTCGCGCCGCTTGGGCTTGTCGGGGGCTTCCTGGATGCAGCAGGCGGCGGCGGCTGGGGGGCAGTGGTGACCAGCAACCTGTTGGCACAGGGCGGGAGCCCGCGAAAAGTCGTCGGTACCGTGAACACCGCCGAGTTCTTCTTGGCAGTGACCATCTCCGCCACTTTCATCGCCACCCTCGGCCTAGGAGCCTTCACCACCGCCACGGTCGGGCTGCTTATCGGGGGTATCGCCGCTGCGCCCCTTGGCGCTTTGGTGGCGAAGCGGGTCCCGGCCAGGCCGCTGCTCATCCTGGTAGGCGTCGTGCTCACGATCACCAGCATCTACGGAGTGATACGGGCACTGGTTTGATCCTGATTCCTTTCGCTTGAGTTTAGCATTTCTAAACAAGCCGGGACGGAATCATATTTTTTGATCTTTGCCGTCCGCTTTCTTGTTATTAATCTGAAGTTCATTGCTGTGTCCTCGACAAGCAATGTGACCAAGTCGCTCTTTACGCGAAAAGCAGCAACTTTTTATGGGTGTAGCTAAGGTATGCCATTGCGACCACGCGTATCAGATCAGATCGGCAGGGTGCCGTTCGCGGCAAGCACCTCCCCGGCGAGATAGAGCGAGCCGGTAATGAGAATTCGGGGGGCTGGATCGAGGCCAAGCGCGGAGATGGTGGCAAGCGCGTCCCCGACACTGTCGCGGGTCTCGGCCGGGATGCCGACGCAGCGGGCAACTTGTGCGATCTCCTCGGACGGCAGAGCCGTGTCTTGCTGGATCGGCACCGCGATGACACGGCAGACGAGCACGGCGAAGTTCATGAGAAAGCCTTCGCAATCCTTGCTCGCGAGCATGCCGACGATGAGTATGAGCGGCCGCGGACCGCGCTTCTCAAGATCGGCAAGCGCGCCGACGACCGCACGGCCGCAGTCTGGATTGTGGCCGCCGTCGAGCCACAGCTCGCTGCCTTGCGGCGCCAGTTCCACCAGCCGGCCGTGAGGGAGACGCTGCATGCGCGCTGGCCATTCGACCTTGGCGACGCCTTGCTTGAAGGCCGCGTGCGGAATCTGCAGTGCAGGGATGCTGCGCAAGGTGGCGATTGCGGTACCCGCGTTGTCGAACTGGTGACGGCCAGACAGACAAGGCGCCGGGAGGTCGATGAGCCCGTGCTCGTCCCGATAGGCCATGCGACCGCGCTCGGGCGTCACGACCCAGTGCTTGCCAGCAATCCGAAGCGGCGCGCGCATGCGCGCGGCCTGCCGTTCGATCACCGTGAGCGCCTCTCGCGACTGCGGCGCGGTTACCGCCAGCACATTGGGCTTGAGGATACCCGCCTTCTCCGCCGCGATCAGCTCGATGGTGTTGCCGAGGAAGTCCTGATGGTCGAGCGAGATTGGAGTGATCACGCTCGCAAGCAAGCGTTCGATCACGTTGGTAGCGTCGAGCCGGCCACCCAGGCCGACCTCGAGCAGCAGCACATCGGCGGGATGGCGCGCGAACAGCAGGAAGGCTGCAGCGGTGGTGATCTCGAAGAACGTGATTGGATCTCCGGCATTCAACCGCTCGCAGGTCGCAAATGCATCCGCAAGCTCGTCGTCCTCGACCAGCGCGCCGCCGCCCGGTCGCGCAAGACGGATGCGCTCGTTGAAGCGCACGAGGTGGGGCGAGGTGTAGACGTGCACGGCGCGCCCGGCCGCTTCCACGATCGCGCGGAGAAAGGCGACGGTCGAACCCTTGCCATTGGTGCCAGCGACGTGGATCACCGGCGGCAAGCGTCGCTCGGGATGCCCAAGCCGGTCGAGAATGCGCCACATGCGGTCGAGGGAGAGATCGATCCGCTTGGGATGGAGCGTGAGCAATCGCGTAAGAAATGCATCCATTCGGACCATTGCGCTTCTTCTACTTGTCTCTTTTTAGGTGGGTGGCCATCGTTTACCCGCGTGAGCGCGGAACTATCCTAGTTCCCAAATGAACGCGAAGCTCGGGCCAGATCCAATCGAAACACGCGACTGCGCCCATTGCCCAGCAACGAATTAATGCCGCCATGCACATGTAACGATGTTGCAGCGAAACAGACACACACGCCTTCTAGAAATCCCCTGCACACACCGCGACTCGGCGGAATGGAAAACGCGCCGATCAACTTTCAGCGGGGGTCAGGCTCTCGAACCTGCCTACTACTGGGAGTGGCAACCGCTTGCAAGATTGCCCTGATCGACTCGGTCGGTCGGCTCGATTACGACTGCTCCTGCCTCGCAGCTCGTGCCATAAGTTCGGCGAGCAGTGGGTTCGGGAACCGCCGCTTCTGCGTGATCGCGTAGAAGCTCTCGCTGAGCGTCGGGATTCGACAGACCTCGACGAGGGCGCCGGAGGCCAATTCGTCGCGGACTACGATCGGGGGCACCAGCGTGAGACCCTGGCTGTCGCGGGCGAGCAGGCGCAACATAGCCATGTCGTCGACCTCGGCCAGGATGACCGGGCGCACTCCGGCACGCTCAAGGATCCGGTCAAACGCCAGGCGAATCTCGCTGTCCAAACTTGGCAGGAGGATTGGTTCGGAGGCCAGGTCTTCCGGAAAGCGGAACGGTGACGCCGCCGCGCCGGGCCGGCGGACCAGGCCGACCGGCTGCTGAGCGAGCAGTTGGCTCCGAAACGAAGACTGTGCGTCCTGCTGCGGCGCGCTGTTGGCGAGCACGACGTCGACCGTGTGCGCCTTAAGTTGGGCGAGTAGATCATACATCGTACCCGAGCGGACAATCAGCTCGACATCCGCGCGGCCGACCAGGGGACGGAGGAACTCCAGCTGGAAGTTGCGCGACAGGGTCGTCAACGCCCCGACCCGGAACGCCTGTCGCCGATCGAGCGGTCGTCCTTGCATAGTGCTGACGAGTTCATCGCCGGCCTGGAACACGGTGTCGGAGTAGTCGAGCGCGATGCGGCCCGCCTCTGTGAGCACGAGGCGCTTGCCTGTTCGCTCGAACAGCGGATGCCCGAGCTGCTGCTCGAGCTTTCCCAACTGCACCGAGAGCGCCGACTGAGACAGGTTGAGGCGTTCGGCGGCGCGCGTCAGGCTGCCCTCGTGGGCGATCGCCCAGAAGTATCGTAGATGGTGGTAATTGAGGCTGGCCATCGGCATAGTTTTATGGAAGCGAACGAATTCCCACAATCTTTATATTATCAAGAAGGGTGGATGGGCGCTAGGTAAGGGGTCGCTTCTCGCCGGAGACGACCATGACCTCAGCGCTGCCCTGGTGCCTTGCTCTCGGGCCCCTCGCACTCGTAGCGTCCGGCCTGGTGGCTGGTGCCGCCAAGCTGCCTCGCCGACAGGCCGGGACGAGCGCAGCCCTCGTGGCGGCGTTTGCACTGGCCGTGGCTGTCGCCGCGGGCGTTGCCGTCGCACTGCACGGTCCGTTCGCAACGGTCACCGTCGGGATCGAGGGCGTTGGGCTCGGCTTCTATGTCGATGCGCTGAGCGCGATCATGTTCGCGCTCGTCGCCTTCGTTGGCCTGATCGTGGTCGTCTACAGCCGAAACTATCTCGACGGCGATCCCGGCCAGGACCGTTTCACCCAGTGGCTGTGCCTGACGCTCGCGGCAGTGCTGCTGCTGATCGTCTCAGGCAATTTGTTCCAGTTCGCGCTCGCCTGGATCGCGACGAGCGTTGGTCTCAACAAGCTCCTGCTCTTCTATCCCGAACGACAGGCGGCCGTGCTCGCGGCACGTAAGAAGTTCATCGCCAGCCGTGTCGGCGATGTCTGTCTGGTCGCCGCGATGGTGTTGCTCCACCAGACGTTCGACAGCCTCGATTATGCGGTCCTGTTCGCCGGCGCCGAGGCGATGCGCGTCGCCGGAGTCGTTCCGGGCACAATCCACGCCGTCGCGGTGTTGCTGGTCATCGCCGCGCTGCTCAAATCGGCGCAGTTTCCGCTGCATGGCTGGCTGACCGAGGTGATGGAGACGCCGACGCCGGTGTCGGCGTTGCTTCACGCCGGCGTAATCAATGCCGGCGGCTTCCTGGTGCTGCGCTTCGCCGGCGTGATCTCGCTGTCGTCGCCCTCGCTGGAGGTCCTCGTCATCGTCGGCGGCTTCACGGCCTTGTTCGGCTCGACGGTAATGCTCACACAGACCAGCGTCAAAGTCTCGTTGGCCTATTCGACGATCGCGCAGATGGGTTTCATGATGCTGCAATGCGGGCTCGGCGCCTTCTCCGCCGCGCTGCTGCACATCGTCGCCCACTCACTCTACAAGGCGCACGCCTTCCTATCGTCGGGCAGCGTCATTGATCTGGCGCGGGCGTCGTGGTCACCGAGCCCTAGCGGGCGGCCGCACAGGGCGCGGATGGCGATGGTCGTTGGCCTCGTGCTGGCGGTGACGCTCGTGATCGGCACGTTGTTCGGCGCTACGATAACGCAGCAACCCGGCGTCTTCGCGCTCGGCGCGGTGGTGATGCTCGGCCTCGCTCATCTGGTCACGCAAGCGCTCGATGAACGGCCGAGCGTCTATGTCATCGGCCGCACGGTGGCGCTCGCAGTTGTAGTTGGGCTCGCCTATTTCTGGCTCCAGTTCGCGACTGAGCATCTACTGGCCGGCTCGCTGCCGCCGGTTCAGGCGCTACGCGGCCCCTTCGACCTCGCCATCGTCGCTCTGGTTGTGCTTGCCTTCGGCACGGTGACCGTTTTCCAGAGCCTGCTGCCGGGCCGAGCCGCCGCGCCGCGCTGGCAGGCGTTCTACGTCCACCTCGCCAACGGTCTCTACGTCAACACGCTCGCGAACCGGCTTGTGCTGCACTTCTGGCCCAGCCCGCCACCTGGTTACGGCGCACGATCCCCCTCCACTACGTCCGCCGGCGGGGTCCGCCCATGAGTATCGCCATCGCCTCCGAGACCGGTCCGCGAAGCCCCATCGCTGTAACCTGCGAAAGACCAGGCGCGAAGACAGCCTCGATCGAGGCGGCCATCGCCCAAGCGTGCGACAAGATCGCGCCGCTCTGGCCGCTCAAGCATTTCGTCGCGGTGAACCCATTCCTCGGCTTCAGTGACCAGAGCTTCGCTGCGACCTGCGCTACGCTTCGCCGGGTTGCCGGAGTCGATATGCTGATGCCGCGCGCCTTCTACCGCCAGGCGCTGGCGGCGGGGACCATCGAGGAGCACGACCTGGAGGCAGCCATGGCTGCTGCTACGTCCGGCCATCCGGCCTTCGCGCACGACGCCGCCTCGCTCCGCTTAGCCGCAGCGCGCGATCCCGTCTGGACCAGTCGGCCGGGCCCGGTCGTCGCGACCGTCGCCGAGGTCCTGGACGGCTTGGCGGCCGGCGACCGTCAGGCCTCGCGCACCGCGTTCATGGTCGACGAGATCTCGAAATGGTGCGCCGCCTATTTCGACGAAGGACAAGCCGCCTGGAAGCTGCCGTCGCGCGCGCTCCCGGCCTATACCGCGTGGCGTGCCGCGATGCGGTTCGACCGCAACCCGGAGACGATGGGCATCCGGGGCTTCCGCAAGGCCGTCGCCGCCATGCCCAAGGACCCACGCGAGGCGATCGCGGCGGTCGTCCTGGCGCTGGGCATCCCTGATCGCGCCATCGAGGATTATCTGCACCGGGCGCTGATCGATATCGGCGGCTGGGCGGCCTATGCACGCTATCTCGTCTGGGACAATGCACTTTACGGGCGCGACGACGATACGCTGGTGGAGTTGCTCGCGATCCGCGTCGTCTGGGGCTACGCGCTGTTCCTCGAACGCCCCGACACCGCGTTCACGGCGGCCTGGGCAAAGGCGATGGCCGACGCAGCGACACTGCCCAAAGACGAGCGGCTCGGCGACGATCCAGAGCTCGCGCTCGATCTCATCCTGCACGAAGCCTATGAAGCGGCCTACCGGCGTCGGCTGCTCGCGCGGCTGTCGCAGCATTTCGAGGCGCCCGTGTCAAAGCCCGCCCCCACGCGTAAGGCGTTCCAGGCGGCATTCTGCATCGACGTTCGCTCCGAAGTCTATCGACGCGCGCTCGAGACCGTCTGCCCCGACGCCGAGACGATCGGGTTCGCTGGCTTCTTCGGCTTCCCGATCGAATATGTGCCGATCGGCCGCGAGACCGGTGGGGCGCAGTGCCCGGTGCTGTTGAAGCCCGCCTTCGTGGTGTGCGAGGCAGTCGCCAATGCGTCGGAAGCCGAGGAGGCGGAGATCATGAACCTCCGCCTGCTGCGCCGCCGCGCGGCGAAGGCGTGGAAGGCGTTCAAGCTCTCGGCGGTGTCGTCGTTCACCTATGTCGAGACGGTGGGGTTGTTGTTTGCCGCCAAGCTCGTCGGTGACAGCGCGCGCCTGACGCGGACGGTCAGCGACCCCAATACCGATGGCCTCGACAAGGGTGTGATCGGCCGCATCGGACCGCGGCTCGAACCGGGCGCGGTGGGCGGTCGGGTCACCGGCTTCGACGACGGGCAGCGCGTCGCCATGGCCGAGGCGGTGCTGCGGGCGATGTCGATGACCCAAGACTTCGCGCGGCTGGTCCTGCTGACGGGACACGGCAGCACGACCGTCAACAATCCCCATGCTTCGGGGCTGGATTGCGGAGCGTGTGGCGGGCACACGGGCGAGGCGAACGCGCGGATCGCCGCCGCCATCCTCAACGATCCCGGCGTCCGGGTGGGGCTGGCCGCCAAGGGCATCGACATCCCGAAGGACAGCTGGTTCATCGGCTGCCTGCACGACACCACGACCGACGAGGTGCGCATCTTCGATGCCGATCGGCTGCCGGCGTCGCATGCCGGCGATCTCGCGCGGCTGCGCGAAGCGCTCGCCAAGGCCTCCTCGCTCGCCCGCGATGAGCGGGCACAGCTGCTCGGCATCGGCAAGAGCGAGGATGTCGATCGCGCGGTAAGGGCGCGCAGCCGCGACTGGGCGCAGGTGCGTCCCGAATGGGGCCTGGCAGGAAATGCCGCCTTCATCGCCGCGCCGCGCGAGCGCACGCGCGGGCTCGACCTCGCCGGCCGCGCCTTCCTGCACGATTACGACTGGCAGAAGGACGCCGGGTTCAGCGTGCTCGAACTCATCATGACTGCCCCCATGGTCGTCGCGAGCTGGATTAACCTGCAATATTACGCCTCGACCGTGAACAACCGCGCCTTTGGCAGCGGCAACAAGCTGCTCCACAACGTCGTCGGCCAGCTCGGCGTCCTCGAAGGCAATACCGGCGATCTGAAGGTCGGGCTGCCTTGGCAGTCGGTGCATGACGGGACACGCTTCGTCCACGAGCCGCTGCGGCTCACCGTCTTCATCGAGGCGCCCGAGGACGCGCTGAACCGTGTCATCGAAGCGCACGCCAGCGTCCGGCAACTTATCGACAACGGCTGGGTCCACCTGTTCCGTCTCGGGGACGAGGGGTGGACAATCCGCCGCTATGCCGGCGATTTGAGATGGGAGGCCGCGACGTGACCGCCCGGCTCTCCCATCTCGCGCGACTGGAATCCGAAGCGATCCATATCCTACGAGAAGCGGTCGCCGAAGGACGCAAGCCGGTGATGCTGTTCTCGGCGGGCAAGGACTCGACGGTGCTGGCGCATCTCGCGCTGCGCGCCTTCTTTCCGGGCCGCCCGCCGTTCCCGCTGCTCCATATCGACTCCACCTGGGAGTTCCGGTCGCTCCTCGACTTCCGCGACGCGTTTGCGCGCGAGCATGGGTTCGAGCTCATCGTCCATGCCAATGAGGAGGGGCGAGCGGCCGGCCTCAATCCCTTCGACCATGGCGACCGCTACACGCTGGCGATGCGGACCGAACCGCTCAAGGACGCGCTCGACCAAGGCGGCTATGACATCGTCTTCGGCGGCGCCCGCCGCGACGAGGAGAAGTCGCGGGCGAAGGAGCGGATCTTCTCGGTCCGCTCTGCTGGCCACGCTTGGGATCCGCGCCAACAGCGCCCCGAGCTCTGGAGCCTCTATAATGCCCGTCTTGGCAAAGACCAGTCGGCGCGGGTGTTCCCGGTGTCGAACTGGACCGAAACCGACGTCTGGACCTACGCGCTTGCCCACGACATCGCGCTCGCCCCGCTCTACTTCGCGGCTCCGAGGCCGGTGGTTGAGCGGGGCGGGGGTTTGATCGTCATCGACGAAGAATCCCGCATGCCGCTCCGGACAGGGGAGACCGTCGAAACAAGGGCCGTGCGCTTCCGAACGCTAGGCTGTTGGCCGGTCACCGCGGCGATCGCGTCCGAGGCGACCGACCTCCCCTCCGTCGTCCAGGAAACCTTGGCGGCCTCGGGCTCCGAACGTCAGGGCCGGATCAGCGACGGCGAGGATGGCGGCTCGCTCGAGCAGAAGAAGCGCGAGGGGTATTTCTAGCGATGACCAGCGCGCCACGACCCTACGAGCGCACGGACGCCGTCCTCGCGACGATGCACGGCAAGGAGCGGGTAATCGCACCCCTCCTGGAGCGGGCACTGGGATTGCGGGTCGCCGCGACGACGAATGTCGACACCGACCGCTTTGGCACCTTCAGTCGTGACGTCGAACGAACCGGTTCGCAACTCGATGCGGCGCGGGCTAAGATCGCCGCAGCATTCGCGGCCGCGCCCGATGTCAACGTCGCGCTGGCCAGCGAAGGCAGCTTCGGGCCTCATCCCCAAATTCCCTTCGTCCCGCTCGGCCGCGAGCTCGTCGTAATGAGGGATCGCGTCAGCGGTCTCGAATTGATCGGTCATTATGCGGGCCTGTCGACGAATTTTGGCCACGCGGTCGTTACGGACCTGGCCGGCGCCAGTGCGTTCGCCGAACGCGCGCGATTTCCCGGACATGGGGTGATCGTCATGGGCTGCGTCGATCAGCAGCCGGCGCCCAGGCGCGCGCTGATCAAGGACATTGACGCTTGGGCCGAACTGCAAAGGGCGATTGAGGAGGTGATCACGATCTGCGGCGCCGCCTTCGTTGAGACCGATATGCGCGCCCATCGCAACCCCACCCGAATGCGCACCATCAAACGCGCGACGCTGGACCTTGTCCGCCGGTTTCGGAGCCCGTGCCCGATCTGCGCTCGACCCGGATTTGCCATCACCAAACGGCTATCCGGCCTGCCATGCTCATGGTGCGGAGGCCCAACGCTCGCGCTGAAAGCTGATGTCTATAGCTGTGAGGGTTGCGGTTACCGGGAAGAGCGCGCGGTGAAGGCGGCGACAGCGGACCCGGGGCAATGCGGGGAGTGCAACCCGTGACCAAGGGAACGAAGGGAGAGCAGAATGGCCGCTTCGCAATCGCCCGTTGAGCCTCTCCTCGAGGCCGAAAAGCAGATCGCGTGGGTGCTCGCCCATCCTGGCATGAGCGACTGGCTGAAGGACGCTCTTAGGACCGCAGTCGATCGCGATCCCGAGCACCTTCTGAATGACTTGGAGATACTATGTTTGCTTTTGAGAGCGAAGTCCCAAGCCGCCATAGATGAGCGGCTACGGTAGTCTCCAAGTCCGGTAGGTATCGGGGCGAATATTGAACTGCGTGAGGAGCGTCACAGAGATGATGAAATGCGTAGACGACGTCTACCGAGCGCTTCCGATGTATGCGGAACGCGGTGCGTTCTTCGACAGCGCTGTTTCCGCGCAGCGAGACGAGCGCTCTCGTGTCGATCGAGATTAAACATCTGCGATACGCTGAGGCGGCGGAACGCTGTGGCAGTTTTCGCAAGGCGGCAGATCTGCTCGCCCTCAAGCAGTCTAATCTCAGCCGACGAATCCGACATCTGGAGGAGCAACTCGGCGTAGCGTTGTTCGAACGAACGAATGGCGGCGTCAGGCCGACGGCGGCAGGCCGGGACTTTGTGAACGGCGTTCGCCGGGTTCTCAATGATTTGCAGATTGTCGTCGACGGAGCCAAGGCCGTCGGACGCGGCGAGGCCGGGTATTTGACGATCGGCTTCTACACGTCCCTCTCAGCCGGCAATCTCAGGGCAAGTCTTGTCGAGTACGGCCGTCGCTTTCCCCAGGTTGAGATCAAAACTATCGAAGGATCGCGAACGCGATTGTTCGACGGAATACAGAATAGCATGATCGACATTGCCATCGTCACCGGGGAGCCGGCTTCAGATTGCAATCGCTCGATGGTGCTCTGGAGCGAGCGCATCATCGTCGCTTTGCCCGAGGATCATCCGCTCGCAGCGAACGAAGTCATCTATTGGACAGACTTAAAGCATGAGCGCTTCTTGCTGAGCGAGCGCGATCCGGGACCGGAGATCCAAGACATCCTCGTTGCCAAGCTCAGTTCCCCTGGCGATCTGCCCGACGTCGTCCGGCACGATGTGAGCCCGGAAAACATCAAGAGCCTGGTTGGGGCCAACCGCGGCGTCAGCCTTATGTGTGAGGCGTGCATGGGAGCCAGCTATACCGGCGTCGTCTACCGCGAGGCGCGCGACGGCAACGGCTCGACCCGGATCGGGTATCGCGCCTATTGGCGAGACGGCAACGACAACCCAGCGCTCCGGAACTTCATTCGCCTCTTGGAGGAGCGCTTCCCGCCGGTTGCGAACGGGAACGGGCCGCGTGGCGCATCTTCGCGAATCCCCGATCCGTCGCCATAAAACGCTCAATCATTGGTGCGATCAGCTTAGCGGGCTCGACGGCTTGCCCGCTTTCTCGGCCAAGGATTTCTGCATACGCGATGAGATCGCGGTGAAGGGCGGCGGGCAGTTCCACCGAGATCTTCACCGGCTTGTCGTCTTCGAGCGGCCCGAGCTTCAGCTTGGCCATCGGCTAGCCTCCGTAAGGTTCGAGCACCAAATCCCGGGTGACAATCACGCGCACGGGAAAGCCCGGCCGGATCGTCAGCGTCGGCGCGACGTTAAGCTGACGGCGCACGATCTGCTGGCCGGCATCGTTGATAGTGTCCTGCCCGCCGTTGCGGATGGCCTGAATCAAGCGGTCATCGTCGTTGGCGGCGAGTTCGGCGCCGACGCTCAGCAGCGTGGAAAGCCCCGCTGCCTTGGCCAGCTCCCACCAGTGATAATCGACGCCATCCTGAAGGCCGGCATAGCCCTCGGCATCGGCGCCGGGCTGACGCTCGAGAACGATCGAGCGTCCGTTCGGGAAGATCAGACGATTCCAGACCAAGAGGACGCGGCTTTGGCCGAACTGAACATTGTTGTCATACTGGCCAATGATCCGCGTGCCTTGCGGCACCAGGAGGATACGTCCCGTTGGGCTGTCATAGATGTTCTCCGTCACCTGCGCGGTGATCTGGCCGGGTAGGTCGGAGCGGATGCCGGTGATGAGCGCCGCCGCGATCACGGCGCCTGCCTGAAGGATGTAAGGCGACGCCGGTGCGGCGACGCGATCGGGTGCGACGGTGCGCCGATCGGCCGCCGCATTGAGAAATGCGAGCTGTCGATCCTGGGCCGATGGGGTGGCGGGTGGCGGCGCGAGGCCGAGGCCGGTGAGGTCCGGAGTGGGCGGCGGCGCGATCGTCGCGGCGCCGGGGCCCGTCGAGGCCATGGACCTGTTCTCGGCGCCGCTGAACAGCCTACTGACGCGGGCGGTCTCTATTTCCTGCAGCCGGCGTTGCTCCTCCGCGCTGAGGCCGGGCTGGTTTGGCAATGGCTGGCCACGATTTTGCGCGCCCAGAATGGGTCGCCCGAGGTCGCCCGGAAGCGGCGGACCCAATTGGGGAACACCGCTGTAATCGCGCGGCAATCCGGCCAGGCCATCGGCGGTCGACCGATTATCGGTCGAGTAAAGTTCGTCCGCCGGCCTCCCCGCGTCGCCGGTCTGGAGCGCATAGATCAACGCGGCGCCGATTCCGACGCTCGCCACGAGTCCGATGCCGGCGAGCACCTTTCGCGAGAGCCGTGTGACACGCGGCGCTTCCGCACGCAGCCGCATCGGGGCGGCCGCGTCGTCCGCCGACCCGGTCAGCGGCGCCTCGTCTTCTTCTTTCCGGGGTTCTGGCTCGCTCACGACGCCGGCCTCCCATCGGTGCGGACGATCCGGACGCGCTTCTGGCGGTCGCCAGCGCCGAAACGCAGCTCCGCGGCCGCGAACAGCCGGTCGACGATCATGTAGTTGGCACGGACGCGGTAGTTCACGAGCTCGGAGGTGTTGCCCTCCGGACCGACCACAAACAGCGGCGGCATCTCGCCCTGACCGATGCCACGCGGAAACTCGATGAAGACCTGGCGTCCATCATCGTAGGCGCGCAGTGGCCGCCACGGCGCACGATCGCCTTCGATGGCATAGCGGAAATTGATGTTGGCGAGGTCGACGCCGGTGGCGACGGGACTGCTGGCCTCGGCCTGCGCGTTCTGGCGGCGCAGCGCGATGAGCTGATCCTGCGGATACTGCCAGGACACCGAAGCCATATAGGTGCGTTCGGTCGAGCGCAGCTCCATGTGATAGGTGCGCAGATTGGTGTTGATGATGAGATTCGTCATCAAGTCGGCGCGGGTCGGCTTGACCAGGATGTGGACTTGTTGGGTGGCGCCCGAACCGCTCACCGTGTCGCCGATGATCCACCGCACGGTGTCGCCAGCGGCGACCGGGCCGGAGCCGACCAATTGTTCGCCCGGCTGGAGGGCGATGTCGGTGATCTGGCCGACGGCGGTGTAAACCTGATAGAGCGCGCCGCCCGTATAGGGATAAACCTGCATGGCGTTGATGAAGCCGTCGCGGACGGGCTGAACGCGCGCGGCGGCATTGGCCTGGTTGACGCGCGCTGTGGGCTCGGCCGGCTCCGGCGGTCGGCGCGTCGATTCAACGGGCTGCAGTTGCCCGGGCAGTGGGAGCGGCCTCGGGATTTCGACCACGCGCACGGGCGCCGGAGGATCAGCGCTTAGCGCCGCAGGGACGGCGTTGTCGTAGGAGATCTCCGGCGGCCTGTTCGCCGTGGCGCAGCCGGCGAGCGCCGACGTGCAGAGCAAAATCGCAAGTGTGGAAGTGCGGAAAGCCGGGTCGCCGGCTTTACGGAAAGACGGTTTCATTGCCCAAGCTCCCGTGACCAGTTGATGGCGTTGACGTAGATTCCGAGCGGGTTGGCGCGCAGCCGGTCGGCGTTGCGGGGCACCTGCACGACGATGGTGAGGATGGCGGTCCAGCGGGTCGTCTCGGCGAGCTGGCCATTCTCGTACCGGCGTTCGGCCCATGCGACGCGGAAG
Coding sequences within:
- a CDS encoding DUF6671 family protein yields the protein MTSAPRPYERTDAVLATMHGKERVIAPLLERALGLRVAATTNVDTDRFGTFSRDVERTGSQLDAARAKIAAAFAAAPDVNVALASEGSFGPHPQIPFVPLGRELVVMRDRVSGLELIGHYAGLSTNFGHAVVTDLAGASAFAERARFPGHGVIVMGCVDQQPAPRRALIKDIDAWAELQRAIEEVITICGAAFVETDMRAHRNPTRMRTIKRATLDLVRRFRSPCPICARPGFAITKRLSGLPCSWCGGPTLALKADVYSCEGCGYREERAVKAATADPGQCGECNP
- a CDS encoding LysR family transcriptional regulator: MSIEIKHLRYAEAAERCGSFRKAADLLALKQSNLSRRIRHLEEQLGVALFERTNGGVRPTAAGRDFVNGVRRVLNDLQIVVDGAKAVGRGEAGYLTIGFYTSLSAGNLRASLVEYGRRFPQVEIKTIEGSRTRLFDGIQNSMIDIAIVTGEPASDCNRSMVLWSERIIVALPEDHPLAANEVIYWTDLKHERFLLSERDPGPEIQDILVAKLSSPGDLPDVVRHDVSPENIKSLVGANRGVSLMCEACMGASYTGVVYREARDGNGSTRIGYRAYWRDGNDNPALRNFIRLLEERFPPVANGNGPRGASSRIPDPSP
- a CDS encoding DUF2274 domain-containing protein yields the protein MAKLKLGPLEDDKPVKISVELPAALHRDLIAYAEILGRESGQAVEPAKLIAPMIERFMATDRGFAKMRHAARSRSQPAGSAPPRGE
- a CDS encoding TrbI/VirB10 family protein: MSEPEPRKEEDEAPLTGSADDAAAPMRLRAEAPRVTRLSRKVLAGIGLVASVGIGAALIYALQTGDAGRPADELYSTDNRSTADGLAGLPRDYSGVPQLGPPLPGDLGRPILGAQNRGQPLPNQPGLSAEEQRRLQEIETARVSRLFSGAENRSMASTGPGAATIAPPPTPDLTGLGLAPPPATPSAQDRQLAFLNAAADRRTVAPDRVAAPASPYILQAGAVIAAALITGIRSDLPGQITAQVTENIYDSPTGRILLVPQGTRIIGQYDNNVQFGQSRVLLVWNRLIFPNGRSIVLERQPGADAEGYAGLQDGVDYHWWELAKAAGLSTLLSVGAELAANDDDRLIQAIRNGGQDTINDAGQQIVRRQLNVAPTLTIRPGFPVRVIVTRDLVLEPYGG
- the trbG gene encoding P-type conjugative transfer protein TrbG, giving the protein MKPSFRKAGDPAFRTSTLAILLCTSALAGCATANRPPEISYDNAVPAALSADPPAPVRVVEIPRPLPLPGQLQPVESTRRPPEPAEPTARVNQANAAARVQPVRDGFINAMQVYPYTGGALYQVYTAVGQITDIALQPGEQLVGSGPVAAGDTVRWIIGDTVSGSGATQQVHILVKPTRADLMTNLIINTNLRTYHMELRSTERTYMASVSWQYPQDQLIALRRQNAQAEASSPVATGVDLANINFRYAIEGDRAPWRPLRAYDDGRQVFIEFPRGIGQGEMPPLFVVGPEGNTSELVNYRVRANYMIVDRLFAAAELRFGAGDRQKRVRIVRTDGRPAS